The Algoriphagus sanaruensis genome window below encodes:
- a CDS encoding pyridoxal phosphate-dependent aminotransferase, with protein MTGISRRNWLKSATLGSGLAMLGGTGIVSNLSAEEIKKYNPRPLAGPIRLGSNENPYGPSEKMRQAMTAAFDNGCRYPWGYNASLVKMIAEKEGVPEDHIVLVAGSTEGLKVTGITFAQGGEIISCAPTFLSMMEYAELWGTDINWVPLNKDLDFDLEEIEKRVSHETRLVFLCNPNNPTGKLLPADQVIDFCQTVSQRAIVFSDEAYYDYITEPNYPSMVELVKKGYDVVVSRTLSKVYGLAGIRMGYLIARPELAQKLRDRVVANTNIMAIEAGKAALADQEFYQFSLKKNAEAKALIIQTLDELKLPYLESHANFVFFQSGRDVTALGKAMAEKGFIIGRPFPPLNDWCRISTGTIEEVTLYNQAIKEVLG; from the coding sequence GGCTGAAATCTGCTACTCTAGGAAGTGGATTGGCTATGCTGGGAGGTACAGGAATTGTATCAAACCTATCTGCTGAAGAAATCAAAAAATATAATCCAAGACCATTAGCTGGCCCGATCAGACTTGGATCTAATGAAAATCCCTACGGCCCTTCCGAAAAAATGCGGCAAGCCATGACAGCTGCATTTGATAATGGATGCCGTTACCCTTGGGGATACAATGCCTCCTTGGTGAAAATGATTGCTGAAAAGGAAGGAGTGCCGGAAGATCATATAGTACTAGTTGCGGGATCTACTGAAGGATTGAAAGTCACAGGAATCACTTTTGCGCAAGGAGGTGAAATTATTTCCTGCGCTCCCACTTTCCTTTCCATGATGGAATATGCCGAACTCTGGGGTACAGATATCAATTGGGTTCCTTTGAATAAGGATTTGGATTTTGATTTGGAAGAAATCGAAAAGCGAGTCAGTCACGAAACAAGATTGGTATTTTTGTGTAATCCGAATAACCCAACTGGAAAGTTGCTTCCTGCTGATCAAGTGATTGATTTTTGCCAAACGGTTAGCCAACGAGCTATCGTCTTCAGCGATGAAGCCTATTATGATTACATCACCGAGCCGAATTACCCTTCGATGGTAGAATTGGTAAAAAAAGGATACGATGTAGTCGTTTCCCGTACCCTTTCCAAAGTGTACGGGCTGGCAGGAATCCGAATGGGATATTTGATTGCACGACCTGAATTAGCTCAAAAACTCCGAGACCGAGTAGTAGCGAACACCAATATCATGGCCATCGAGGCTGGAAAAGCCGCCTTGGCAGATCAGGAATTTTATCAATTTTCCTTGAAGAAAAATGCAGAAGCGAAAGCCTTGATAATTCAAACGCTTGACGAATTAAAACTCCCCTATCTGGAATCACATGCCAATTTTGTGTTTTTCCAATCTGGTCGAGATGTAACCGCTTTGGGAAAAGCTATGGCTGAGAAAGGGTTTATTATCGGAAGACCATTTCCTCCATTGAACGACTGGTGCAGAATCTCCACCGGAACCATCGAAGAAGTCACCCTATACAATCAAGCGATTAAAGAAGTCCTTGGATAA
- a CDS encoding GNAT family N-acetyltransferase, translated as MLPSDLILENDQVLLRPLVEQDFPVLQKLTQDSDQWIYFTHDLSDTNQFKDWAAPHFKGERLQFTVIDKKTMEMAGSTAFGNYFPKDRRIEIGWTWLGKDFRGRGINPAMKKLMLDYAFGTLEMMRVEIKTDVLNVPARTALKNIGAIEEGVLRSHTLMTRGRRRDTIYYSFLAAEWHLSLT; from the coding sequence ATGCTTCCATCTGATCTTATTCTAGAAAATGACCAAGTCCTGCTCAGACCACTCGTCGAGCAGGACTTTCCTGTTTTACAAAAGCTGACTCAAGATTCGGATCAATGGATTTATTTCACCCATGATTTGAGTGATACCAATCAGTTTAAAGATTGGGCGGCACCTCATTTTAAAGGAGAGCGACTTCAGTTTACTGTCATTGACAAAAAAACGATGGAAATGGCAGGTTCTACAGCCTTTGGAAATTACTTCCCTAAAGACCGCCGTATTGAAATTGGTTGGACATGGCTGGGCAAAGATTTTAGAGGAAGAGGAATCAACCCTGCCATGAAAAAGCTCATGTTGGATTATGCTTTTGGTACTCTAGAAATGATGCGAGTAGAAATCAAAACGGATGTTTTGAATGTTCCCGCTAGAACCGCATTGAAAAATATCGGAGCAATAGAAGAAGGAGTGCTCAGAAGCCACACGCTAATGACAAGAGGAAGAAGAAGAGATACAATTTATTATAGTTTTCTGGCTGCTGAATGGCACCTTTCCTTGACCTAA
- a CDS encoding exonuclease domain-containing protein — MQFAIVDIETTGGAPSGGGITEIAVVLHDGEKITGEFQTLLNPQQYIPGFITGLTGIDQQMVADAPVFEEIADELWELLKDRVFVAHNVNFDFSFIREAFSKNGKTWNPPRLCTVRMARKAIPGMGSYSLGRLCESLRIPILARHRAMGDAKATAILFDKIIREKSDIVYSSLKKNSGESYLPPNFPLSKFRQIPEACGVYYMLNAKGKVIYVGKANNIKERFKGHFSGKVLPQLKQKLKEEVTDLKWQITGSEFMALLIEMLEIKRIWPIYNSALKSPKSLWGIFHYQDGSGFSRFQISKTTKNLRPLETFFSQEEAKQYLQSATETYQLCGKLNGLHKVSCNHLNGATCLGACFSNESPKSYNQRAEEWVQLLSTSKKDILIKLEGRSKDEVAACVFSGGVLTRYGFVASTEVEIEQLEKVNPVPETFYILRQYLHQFDLSQITVLERKIEESPWILNFG; from the coding sequence ATGCAATTCGCAATCGTGGATATTGAAACTACAGGTGGAGCACCTTCAGGAGGAGGGATCACTGAGATTGCAGTTGTGCTTCACGATGGGGAGAAAATCACAGGTGAGTTTCAAACTTTACTCAATCCCCAGCAATATATCCCGGGATTTATCACCGGATTAACCGGAATAGATCAGCAGATGGTCGCCGATGCACCGGTATTTGAAGAAATAGCGGACGAGTTATGGGAACTCTTGAAAGATCGAGTGTTTGTGGCCCATAATGTCAATTTTGATTTCAGTTTTATTCGGGAGGCGTTTTCCAAAAATGGAAAAACATGGAATCCACCACGATTATGTACCGTGAGAATGGCTCGAAAAGCTATCCCTGGAATGGGTTCGTATAGTTTGGGGAGATTATGCGAAAGTCTCCGAATTCCCATTTTGGCACGTCACCGAGCTATGGGAGATGCAAAAGCTACCGCCATTCTTTTTGATAAGATCATTCGGGAAAAATCCGATATCGTCTATTCCTCTTTGAAAAAAAACAGTGGGGAATCCTATCTTCCGCCCAATTTCCCATTATCAAAATTCCGTCAAATTCCGGAGGCCTGCGGGGTTTATTACATGCTCAATGCCAAAGGAAAAGTGATCTATGTGGGAAAAGCCAATAATATCAAGGAGCGATTTAAAGGTCATTTTTCGGGAAAGGTGTTGCCTCAACTCAAGCAAAAGCTTAAGGAAGAAGTAACCGACCTTAAATGGCAAATTACTGGTTCCGAGTTTATGGCTTTGCTCATCGAAATGCTTGAAATCAAGCGAATTTGGCCGATTTATAATTCAGCGCTCAAAAGCCCTAAGTCGCTTTGGGGTATTTTTCATTATCAAGATGGATCAGGCTTTTCAAGATTTCAAATCTCCAAAACCACCAAAAATCTTCGCCCTTTGGAGACTTTTTTTAGTCAAGAAGAAGCCAAGCAATATCTGCAGTCTGCCACTGAAACCTATCAACTTTGTGGGAAGCTCAATGGCTTGCATAAAGTATCTTGTAACCATTTAAATGGGGCAACTTGCCTTGGGGCTTGTTTCTCAAATGAATCACCGAAAAGCTACAATCAGCGAGCAGAAGAATGGGTCCAACTTCTAAGTACTTCTAAAAAAGATATTTTAATCAAACTCGAGGGAAGAAGTAAAGATGAAGTTGCCGCCTGCGTTTTTTCAGGCGGTGTTTTGACCCGTTATGGTTTCGTCGCTTCAACTGAAGTGGAAATCGAGCAGTTGGAAAAAGTGAATCCAGTCCCTGAGACATTTTACATCCTCAGACAATACCTCCATCAATTTGACCTCAGTCAAATCACTGTTTTAGAACGAAAAATAGAGGAATCGCCTTGGATATTAAACTTTGGTTAG
- a CDS encoding NAD(P)/FAD-dependent oxidoreductase, producing the protein MKQNFSLQLSPEEAYDSENFRKAVLKKAGLAPDLPNAFARQTRRSIDARGRKVLVNVEAELFINENPGSLLDHLPEYHHVSQQDPILIVGAGPAGLFAALRAIELGVKPIVIERGKDVRARRRDLAAINKEGIVNPDSNYCFGEGGAGTYSDGKLYTRSKKRGDIRRIMEILVAHGATEEILVDAHPHIGTNKLPVLVAKLRETILEHGGEILFDTRVEDLILENDEIKGVITQQGDKIKGLGVILATGHSARDIFQLLDRRKVLIEAKPFALGVRIEHSQTLIDRIQYHCEIDRGPYLPASAYSLVHQTEYKGKQRGVFSFCMCPGGFIVPAATAPGELVVNGMSPSRRDSKFANSGMVVSVELEDLGKYHQFGALSAMHFQAEIEQKAWAAGGKTQTAPAQRMVDFVNRKVSSSLLDTSYQPGLVSVEMREVLPDFIAERMAMAFKAFGQKMKGYFTNDAQLIGVESRTSSPVRIPRIKETFEHPQIKRLYPCGEGAGYAGGIVSAAMDGERCAEMLIAAYCKK; encoded by the coding sequence ATGAAACAAAACTTTTCCCTGCAGCTTTCCCCTGAGGAGGCTTACGATTCTGAAAACTTCAGAAAAGCAGTCCTAAAGAAAGCCGGACTAGCCCCTGACTTGCCGAATGCTTTTGCTCGTCAAACGCGCCGATCAATTGACGCAAGAGGCAGAAAAGTCCTAGTAAATGTGGAAGCTGAGCTTTTCATCAATGAAAACCCCGGATCACTTTTAGATCATTTGCCTGAATACCATCACGTCTCTCAGCAAGATCCGATTTTGATTGTTGGAGCAGGTCCTGCGGGACTTTTTGCAGCTTTGAGAGCAATCGAACTAGGTGTAAAACCTATTGTGATCGAACGAGGAAAAGATGTCCGAGCGAGAAGACGAGACCTAGCAGCCATCAATAAAGAAGGAATTGTCAATCCAGACTCAAACTACTGTTTCGGCGAAGGAGGTGCTGGGACTTATTCTGATGGGAAATTGTACACCCGGTCCAAAAAACGTGGAGACATCCGCAGAATCATGGAAATCTTGGTAGCACATGGTGCTACCGAAGAAATCCTTGTTGATGCACATCCACACATTGGCACAAATAAGCTTCCGGTTTTAGTGGCTAAACTACGAGAGACAATCTTGGAACATGGAGGAGAGATCCTTTTCGATACCCGAGTAGAAGACCTGATCCTTGAAAATGATGAAATCAAGGGGGTAATCACTCAGCAAGGAGATAAAATCAAAGGACTTGGGGTAATCCTAGCGACGGGACATTCTGCCCGAGATATTTTTCAATTATTAGATCGAAGAAAAGTTCTAATCGAAGCGAAACCCTTTGCCTTGGGGGTTCGGATTGAGCATAGTCAAACCCTGATTGACCGAATTCAATACCATTGTGAAATTGACCGAGGACCTTATCTTCCAGCCTCGGCTTATTCTTTGGTCCATCAAACTGAATATAAAGGAAAGCAAAGGGGTGTGTTTAGCTTTTGCATGTGTCCGGGAGGCTTTATCGTTCCTGCGGCAACTGCACCGGGAGAATTGGTTGTAAACGGAATGAGCCCAAGCCGAAGAGACAGCAAATTTGCCAATTCAGGAATGGTCGTCTCTGTTGAACTTGAAGATTTGGGGAAATACCATCAATTCGGAGCCTTATCGGCGATGCATTTTCAAGCTGAAATTGAGCAGAAAGCTTGGGCTGCAGGTGGAAAGACTCAAACTGCTCCCGCACAGCGAATGGTGGATTTTGTCAATCGAAAGGTTTCCTCAAGCTTATTGGATACCTCCTACCAACCTGGGCTGGTCTCCGTTGAGATGCGGGAAGTGCTGCCCGACTTCATCGCCGAGCGAATGGCTATGGCTTTCAAGGCTTTTGGTCAAAAGATGAAAGGATATTTTACCAATGATGCTCAACTAATTGGAGTGGAAAGTAGAACCTCCTCTCCAGTTCGAATTCCAAGAATTAAAGAAACCTTCGAACACCCTCAAATCAAACGACTTTATCCCTGCGGAGAAGGCGCCGGATATGCAGGAGGAATCGTTTCTGCCGCAATGGATGGAGAGCGATGTGCTGAAATGCTAATTGCAGCCTATTGCAAAAAATAA
- a CDS encoding AI-2E family transporter — protein MRPTSSTANFLLILVLGSIVLREGSFIWIPLVWGIFFAFALYPISLWFEKRHVPRGLAIFLAIALVSLFFLSLFYLLLHQMIGLLQDIPEIQSNLEGKFDRYYGDLALIFGDNFLGIQKDSSLLSFFQSGNLNQTLFSTGKSLTLMGIIPLYIFLLMYYKDFFGEFLLRYSRRNNDQILNWVGDSGKVIQSYLVGIVRVTGIVALLAGIFFYVMGIKYFLLFAAFIAIMNLIPYVGVFVSSLLVILYVFLTTDSLVYPLVTFGTLWGLQLFENNVITPYVVGSKVKVNALAVIFAILIGGWLWGVSGMMLFIPMVGVLKITLERSEKLKPFAYLLGDDVPVSEQSENFWKLIRRKWKSEDQK, from the coding sequence ATGAGGCCCACAAGTTCCACTGCAAATTTTCTACTAATACTCGTCCTAGGATCGATTGTCCTTCGGGAAGGTTCATTCATTTGGATACCCTTAGTTTGGGGGATTTTTTTTGCATTTGCGCTTTATCCCATTTCGCTTTGGTTTGAAAAGAGGCATGTGCCACGAGGGCTGGCTATCTTTCTTGCTATTGCTTTGGTTTCCTTATTTTTTCTAAGCCTATTTTACCTATTGCTTCACCAGATGATTGGGCTCCTTCAGGATATTCCTGAGATCCAGAGTAATCTAGAAGGGAAGTTTGATCGGTACTACGGAGACCTGGCCTTGATCTTTGGAGATAATTTTCTTGGAATTCAAAAAGACTCCAGCCTTTTGTCATTTTTTCAATCTGGAAACTTGAATCAAACCTTATTTTCAACAGGTAAGTCATTGACTTTGATGGGTATAATTCCCTTGTACATTTTTCTGTTGATGTATTACAAAGACTTTTTTGGTGAATTTTTGCTTCGGTATTCGAGAAGAAATAATGATCAAATCCTGAATTGGGTAGGGGATTCTGGAAAGGTGATTCAATCGTATCTTGTTGGAATCGTGCGAGTGACTGGAATTGTAGCCCTTTTGGCGGGCATATTCTTTTACGTGATGGGGATCAAGTATTTCCTTCTATTCGCGGCCTTCATCGCTATCATGAATCTGATTCCTTATGTTGGGGTATTTGTTTCTTCACTATTGGTGATTCTGTATGTTTTTTTGACTACAGATTCTCTGGTTTATCCTTTGGTTACTTTCGGAACTCTTTGGGGCTTACAGCTTTTCGAAAATAACGTGATTACCCCTTATGTGGTAGGTTCAAAAGTTAAGGTAAATGCCTTGGCGGTAATTTTTGCGATTTTGATAGGAGGTTGGCTTTGGGGAGTTTCAGGAATGATGCTTTTTATTCCTATGGTTGGTGTATTGAAAATCACCCTGGAACGAAGTGAAAAATTGAAACCCTTCGCTTATCTACTAGGTGACGATGTGCCTGTGTCAGAACAGTCTGAAAATTTTTGGAAGCTGATCCGAAGGAAATGGAAATCAGAGGACCAGAAATAA
- a CDS encoding alpha/beta hydrolase: protein MKKIILFILFVYAFQPSFSQAKVDTISVFSAAMQKSLKAAVTLPSTYQTGNQSYPVLYLLHGGSGAFDDWHKKVTELGLVNRLSDQYNLIIVTPGVGPASYYYDSPLMDSVRYETYMIEELIPFVDKNYRTLAQKESRAITGLSMGGHGAIMLSAKHPELFVAAGSMSGVMNIDTRMWTVPEDFRKLRQEGQKQMLGEINYIAPDFNSYTAVGLARKIHENGLALIIDCGVDDFLIHTNRQLRSILLWNQTPHDYIERPGAHTWTYWTESLPVHLLFFNKHLKRN from the coding sequence ATGAAAAAAATTATCCTATTTATCCTCTTCGTATACGCTTTCCAACCTTCATTTTCACAGGCGAAAGTTGATACGATTAGCGTTTTTAGTGCGGCAATGCAAAAAAGCCTAAAAGCAGCAGTCACCCTCCCGTCCACTTATCAAACTGGAAATCAATCCTATCCTGTGTTGTATTTATTGCATGGCGGTTCTGGAGCATTTGATGATTGGCATAAAAAAGTCACTGAACTTGGACTAGTGAACCGACTTTCCGACCAGTATAATCTTATCATCGTCACTCCCGGAGTAGGACCCGCGAGTTACTATTACGACAGTCCTTTGATGGACTCTGTCAGGTATGAAACCTACATGATTGAAGAATTAATCCCTTTTGTAGATAAAAATTATCGAACACTTGCTCAAAAAGAATCCCGAGCAATCACCGGATTATCCATGGGTGGCCATGGCGCAATTATGCTATCAGCTAAACATCCTGAATTGTTTGTAGCAGCAGGAAGCATGAGTGGTGTGATGAATATCGATACTCGGATGTGGACTGTACCAGAAGATTTCCGAAAACTCAGACAAGAAGGGCAAAAGCAAATGCTTGGAGAAATCAATTACATTGCTCCTGACTTCAATTCCTACACCGCTGTTGGACTCGCTCGAAAGATTCATGAAAATGGATTAGCACTCATCATTGACTGTGGCGTGGATGATTTCTTGATTCATACCAACCGCCAATTGAGAAGTATTTTGCTTTGGAATCAAACTCCACATGACTACATCGAGCGACCTGGAGCTCATACCTGGACGTACTGGACTGAATCACTTCCTGTTCACCTATTATTTTTCAACAAACACCTCAAACGGAATTAG
- a CDS encoding 1-acyl-sn-glycerol-3-phosphate acyltransferase produces MSKFDSIRPFYDAEVNAAIRQIIDDPMLEAMMNFTFPNDSPSHWNDLMLHTHSLRDFQINFIYPGLMKVLQKSSEGLSSGGFELLEPNTAYLFISNHRDIILDTSLLNALLYENGLVMTTSAIGDNLIKKPFLHTLSRLNRNFAIRRGLTGRALLESSILASEYIQKSLLKENRSVWTAQKEGRTKDGNDSTHKGVLKMLTLAEPSSDAFSFFEKIKLVPVSISYEYDPTDILKMPELLAKARDEKYVKSENEDFINLLRGIMGTKKRIHLQVNTVMDEEIQEISKMDLNQSEKLSVLADKIDIHIWEGYKLWPSNYIAHDLLNQTTTYSDQYTLEEKAAFERRLSERVNQTNPLEVQSFLAMYANPVNNKKKER; encoded by the coding sequence ATGTCCAAGTTTGACTCGATCAGACCCTTTTACGATGCAGAAGTGAATGCCGCAATTCGGCAAATCATCGATGACCCCATGCTGGAGGCCATGATGAACTTTACGTTTCCAAATGATTCTCCTTCCCATTGGAATGATTTGATGTTGCATACGCACTCCTTGCGGGATTTTCAAATCAACTTCATCTACCCAGGCCTGATGAAAGTACTTCAAAAAAGCTCAGAAGGATTATCTTCTGGTGGATTTGAATTGCTAGAGCCAAATACCGCTTACCTATTTATCTCCAATCATCGAGATATCATTCTTGATACATCCCTTCTGAACGCCCTTCTTTATGAAAATGGGTTGGTCATGACTACCTCTGCAATTGGGGATAATCTAATCAAAAAGCCATTTCTGCATACACTTTCTAGACTCAACCGGAATTTTGCCATTCGTAGAGGTCTGACAGGAAGAGCCCTTTTGGAAAGCTCGATTTTAGCCAGTGAGTATATTCAAAAATCCCTTTTGAAGGAAAATAGATCCGTTTGGACAGCTCAAAAAGAAGGAAGAACCAAGGATGGAAACGACTCCACCCATAAAGGAGTCTTAAAGATGCTTACCTTGGCCGAACCCTCCTCCGATGCTTTTTCATTTTTTGAAAAAATCAAGTTGGTGCCTGTATCTATTTCTTACGAATATGATCCAACTGATATATTGAAAATGCCGGAATTACTGGCAAAGGCCCGAGATGAAAAATATGTCAAAAGTGAGAACGAAGATTTCATCAACCTCCTGAGGGGAATCATGGGAACCAAAAAACGGATTCATCTTCAAGTAAATACTGTAATGGATGAGGAAATACAGGAAATTTCAAAAATGGATCTGAACCAGTCTGAAAAATTGAGTGTATTGGCGGATAAAATCGACATACATATTTGGGAAGGATACAAACTTTGGCCAAGTAATTACATTGCCCACGATTTGCTAAATCAAACCACCACCTATTCTGACCAATATACCCTAGAAGAAAAAGCCGCTTTTGAACGGCGCCTCAGTGAACGTGTAAATCAAACGAATCCTCTTGAAGTCCAAAGTTTTCTAGCGATGTACGCCAATCCGGTAAATAACAAAAAAAAGGAACGGTAA
- a CDS encoding peptidylprolyl isomerase, protein MWTTTGIFWLLIIFKFFIQTDLIPIGEIQTPLGEIWIYLDDRTPKHKESFIELAEAGYWDSLTFNRVIPDFVAQGGCPDTPEGFTDPEYLLDPEFHPELTHTYGAVGAGRDENPGKVSARCQFYIVQNKKGIPRLDGNYTIFGKVIKGMNLVDQIVAVERNSEDEPLQPITMDVNIKYLSKTEIQKLIESSHQP, encoded by the coding sequence ATGTGGACGACGACTGGAATTTTCTGGTTACTTATAATTTTTAAGTTTTTTATTCAGACCGATTTGATCCCAATTGGAGAGATCCAAACTCCCCTTGGCGAAATCTGGATTTATCTAGATGATCGGACGCCAAAACATAAAGAGAGCTTTATAGAACTGGCAGAGGCAGGCTATTGGGATAGCCTTACATTCAATCGAGTAATCCCTGATTTTGTCGCTCAAGGAGGATGTCCAGATACTCCGGAAGGCTTTACTGATCCAGAATATCTTTTAGATCCCGAGTTTCATCCAGAGCTTACCCATACTTATGGTGCAGTAGGTGCAGGCAGAGATGAAAATCCAGGAAAAGTATCCGCTCGATGTCAATTTTATATCGTCCAAAACAAAAAAGGTATCCCAAGGCTAGACGGTAATTACACCATATTTGGAAAGGTGATCAAAGGAATGAACTTGGTTGATCAAATTGTTGCCGTTGAGAGAAATTCTGAAGATGAACCTTTACAACCCATCACAATGGATGTAAATATCAAGTATCTTTCTAAAACTGAAATTCAAAAACTAATCGAATCAAGTCATCAACCATGA
- a CDS encoding Gfo/Idh/MocA family protein, with protein MNQPIKILVVGCGNMGASHATAYHHFPEFEICGLVARGESKVRLNKSLGANYALFEDFDQALKETKPDAVCISTYPDTHEDFAIKALEANCHVFIEKPLADTVIGCERIIAKATEKNKKVVVGYILRHHPSWMRFIEEAQKLGKPLVMRMNLNQQSHGFMWDVHRNLMKSLSPIVDCGVHYIDVMCQMTRSKPVWVSAIGARLTNDIASDNYNYGQLQIRFEDGSVGWYEAGWGPMISETAFFVKDVFGPKGAVSIVAKDAGAAGKSDDVDSHTKTESIRVHHADLDDKNHFTKKDEWIDMTDEPNHQELCNREQAFFLKAIQENMDLSDHLADALNSLKIAFACDESVKTGEVVRL; from the coding sequence ATGAATCAACCCATCAAAATACTTGTCGTAGGTTGTGGAAATATGGGCGCATCCCATGCGACTGCTTACCATCATTTTCCTGAGTTTGAAATCTGTGGATTAGTCGCAAGAGGTGAAAGCAAGGTAAGGTTAAACAAAAGCCTAGGCGCCAACTATGCTCTTTTTGAAGATTTTGATCAGGCCTTGAAAGAAACTAAGCCAGATGCAGTTTGTATTTCGACTTATCCCGATACCCACGAAGATTTTGCGATAAAAGCACTTGAAGCCAATTGCCATGTTTTTATCGAGAAACCGCTCGCCGATACCGTCATAGGATGTGAGCGAATTATCGCAAAAGCAACTGAGAAAAATAAAAAAGTAGTGGTGGGCTATATTCTTCGGCATCATCCCTCTTGGATGCGGTTTATTGAGGAAGCTCAGAAACTTGGAAAACCACTCGTCATGCGCATGAATCTCAACCAGCAAAGTCACGGTTTCATGTGGGATGTGCATCGCAATTTGATGAAGTCTTTAAGCCCAATTGTAGATTGTGGAGTGCACTACATCGATGTGATGTGTCAGATGACAAGATCCAAACCAGTTTGGGTTTCGGCGATCGGAGCCAGATTAACCAATGATATTGCATCAGATAATTACAATTACGGGCAACTTCAGATTCGATTTGAAGATGGATCGGTTGGTTGGTATGAAGCAGGTTGGGGTCCTATGATCAGTGAAACAGCTTTTTTTGTAAAAGATGTTTTCGGTCCTAAAGGAGCCGTGTCCATCGTCGCTAAAGATGCCGGAGCAGCCGGAAAATCTGATGACGTGGATTCCCACACCAAAACTGAATCCATTCGAGTCCATCATGCTGATTTGGACGATAAAAACCATTTCACTAAAAAGGATGAGTGGATCGATATGACCGATGAACCCAATCATCAAGAGCTCTGCAATCGAGAACAAGCCTTTTTTCTGAAGGCAATTCAAGAAAATATGGATTTATCAGACCACCTTGCAGATGCCTTAAACAGCTTAAAAATCGCGTTTGCCTGCGATGAGTCAGTCAAAACAGGGGAAGTCGTTCGGCTTTAA